A genome region from Erigeron canadensis isolate Cc75 chromosome 3, C_canadensis_v1, whole genome shotgun sequence includes the following:
- the LOC122593022 gene encoding kinesin-like protein KIN-5C, whose product MSGRHDKGVNVQVLLRCRPFSNEEVKNNAPQVVTCNEFQREVAVSQAIAGKQIDRVFTFDKVFGPTAQQKDLYEQAVIPIVNEVLEGFNCTIFAYGQTGTGKTYTMEGECKRAKSGPNGELPSEAGVIPRSVKQIFDTLEGQNAEYSVKVTFLELYNEEITDLLAPEEISKIGIEDKQKKILPLMEDGKGGVLVKGLEEEIVMNANEIFTLLERGSAKRRTAETLLNKQSSRSHSLFSITIHIKESTPEGEELIKCGKLNLVDLAGSENISRSGAREGRAREAGEINKSLLTLGRVISALVEHLGHVPYRDSKLTRLLRDSLGGRTKTCIIATVSPAVHCLEETLSTLDYAHRAKNIKNKPEVNQKMMKTTLIKDLYSEIDRLKAEINASREKSGVYLPKERYYQEEMERKSMAEEIIRMEHQIENQQKKFEELQTQFNARVEECSDLSNKLGMTQNNLNQTTKMLVDTEETLKKCQYALKEREFVILEQKKAENALAHQACVLRSDLEKSLQDNASLFMKIAREDKLNAGNRSVVNKFESELAQDVGSLCNMVAASVSEQNEQLQCIEKFCDSFIIINDKAITDLKKKVSASRNLYVSHIEDMENVVRLHKASANGSLEEIFVKASSNAHCVETLLAEEAAKGQSIFDELQGTLSKQQGEIAVFARDLRKRFDASIHHTTNISEFINGIFDKLMEVSKELGSHTNQVDETQTKNIDEFQKAYEEQSRSDAQKLIADVTSLVSSHISRQKEMVDARLAGIRETAAGNKTKLDGHVSSIVGITSDAKRKWQEFSLQAEDDAKDNSDFSAAKHCRVELLLQKCVDTTEIAKTHSRKTHEFVNDMGKTHVSEMEKLVRGASESNELHDAEVRFARETAEVDMLKNCEDIIKHMEGTSEEEREAINGILEFTKAQSLIIENLRDDHTTKSGAIEQKTRDTFQQKYMDYKPSGTTPVRCDTDVPTKITIESLRAMPMETLMEEFRENHPLESSEVKDAKISPSQRSPLTEIN is encoded by the exons atgtcgGGTCGGCATGATAAAGGTGTGAATGTTCAGGTGCTACTGCGATGCAG GCCGTTTAGTAACGAAGAAGTTAAGAACAATGCACCACAAGTGGTGACGTGTAATGAGTTTCAGAGGGAAGTTGCTGTTTCACAAGCTATTGCTGGCAAACAAATTGACCGGGTTTTCACTTTTGATAAG GTTTTTGGCCCTACAGCTCAGCAAAAAGATTTATACGAGCAAGCTGTTATTCCGATCGTGAATGAAGTTTTAGAAGGATTTAATTGTACTATTTTTGCTTATGGGCAGACTGGAACTGGAAAAACTTATACCATGGAAGGAGAGTGTAAGAGGGCCAag AGTGGCCCAAATGGAGAGTTGCCATCAGAAGCAGGTGTTATACCTAGATCGGTGAAACAAATATTTGACACATTGGAGGGTCAGAATGCCGAGTATAGTGTTAAAGTTACGTTTTTAGAGTTGTATAATGAAGAAATCACTGATTTACTTGCTCCTGAAGAAATATCAAAAATTGGCATTGAGGATAAGCAGAAAAAAATCTTGCCTCTAATGGAAGATGGTAAAGGTGGAGTTCTTGTGAAAGGTTTAGAAGAGGAGATTGTAATGAATGCTAATGAAATATTCACGTTACTTGAAAGGGGTTCTGCCAAACGTCGTACTGCAGAGACTCTATTAAATAAACAATCAAG TCGGTCACATTCCCTCTTTTCAATTACAATACACATTAAAGAGTCGACCCCAGAGGGTGAAGAACTTATCAAATGTGGGAAGCTGAATCTGGTTGATTTAGCTGGGTCAGAAAATATTTCTCGTTCAGGTGCAAGGGAG gGCCGTGCAAGAGAAGCGGGTGAAATCAACAAAAGTTTACTTACTTTGGGACGAGTAATAAGTGCACTCGTGGAGCATCTGGGACATGTTCCTTACAG GGATAGTAAACTGACTCGTTTACTTCGTGACTCATTGGGTGGAAGGACTAAAACATGTATCATTGCCACAGTATCACCAGCTGTCCACTGTCTTGAAGAGACCTTGAGCACATTAGATTATGCCCACAGGGCAAAGAATATAAAGAATAAGCCAGAG GtaaatcaaaagatgatgaaAACAACTCTAATCAAGGATCTGTATTCTGAAATTGATAGACTCAAAGCTG AGATAAATGCCTCCCGTGAGAAAAGTGGTGTATATCTGCCAAAAGAGCGATATTACCAAGAGGAAATGGAAAGGAAG TCAATGGCAGAAGAAATTATACGAATGGAACATCAGATTGAAAATCAGCAAAAG AAATTTGAGGAATTGCAAACTCAATTTAATGCCCGTGTAGAAGAGTGTTCTGATTTAAGCAACAAACTTGGAATGACACAG AACAATCTGAACCAAACCACTAAGATGTTGGTTGATACTGAGGAAACACTGAAAAAGTGTCAATATGCTCTCAAGGAGCGGGAGTTTGTCATATTAGAGCAAAAAAAAGCGG AAAATGCATTGGCTCATCAAGCATGTGTTCTCCGATCCGACTTAGAGAAATCTCTTCAGGACAATGCATCTTTGTTTATGAAGATTG CAAGAGAGGATAAACTGAATGCTGGTAATAGGTCAGTTGTAAATAAGTTTGAATCTGAGCTGGCACAAGATGTTGGTTCTCTTTGCAACATGGTGGCTGCTTCTGTGTCTGAGCAAAATGAACAACTTCAGTGCattgaaaagttttgtgacTCATTCATTATCATTAATGACAAG GCCATCACTGACTTGAAGAAAAAAGTATCCGCATCAAGAAACTTGTATGTTTCTCACATTGAGGACATGGAAAATGTTGTACGTTTGCACAAGGCAAGTGCTAATGGAAGTCTAGAAGAAATATTTGTCAAAGCTTCTTCCAATGCTCATTGCGTTGAAACA CTATTGGCCGAAGAAGCTGCAAAAGGACAATCTATATTCGATGAGCTCCAGGGCACTTTATCAAAACAGCAAGGAGAGATTGCTGTTTTTGCTAGAGACCTTCGAAAG AGATTCGATGCCAGCATACATCATACGACAAATATATCAGAGTTCATTAATGGTATATTTGATAAGCTGATGGAAGTATCTAAAGAGTTAGGAAGTCATACAAATCAAGTTGACGAGACACAAACGAAAAATATTGATGAATTTCAGAAGGCATATGAG GAACAATCAAGATCTGATGCACAGAAGCTTATTGCTGATGTCACGAGTTTAGTCTCAAGTCATATTAGCCGACAAAAAGAGATGGTGGATGCACGTTTAGCTGGTATAAGGGAAACTGCAGCTGGAAACAAGACAAAGTTGGATGGGCATGTTTCTTCAATTGTGGGAATCACATCAGATGCAAAAAGAAAATGGCAGGAGTTTTctttacaagcagaagatgatGCAAAAGACAATTCTGACTTTTCTGCTGCTAAACACTGCCGAGTTGAGTTATTGCTACAAAAATG tGTTGATACTACTGAAATAGCAAAAACTCATTCCAGAAAGACACATGAGTTCGTGAATGACATGGGTAAAACTCATGTCTCAGAAATGGAGAAGCTTGTCAG AGGTGCTTCTGAGAGCAATGAGCTTCATGATGCCGAGGTCCGTTTTGCTAGGGAAACTGCTGAAGTGGACATGTTAAAGAATTGTGAGGACATCATTAAGCATATGGAAG GTACATCAGAAGAAGAGCGAGAGGCTATCAATGGAATTTTAGAATTCACAAAAGCACAATCATTGATTATTGAGAACTTACGAGATGATCACACTACCAAATCTGGTGCAATAGAGCAGAAGACTCGTGATACATTCCAGCAGAAATATATG GATTACAAACCGTCCGGAACAACTCCTGTAAGATGTGACACAGATGTTCCAACTAAGATAACTATTGAGTCGCTTCGTGCGATGCCAATGGAAACCCTGATGGAAGAATTCAGAGAAAATCATCCATTGGAATCTTCGGAAGTAAAGGATGCCAAGATTTCACCTTCTCAACGCTCCCCTCTTACCGAAATCAACTAA